One genomic segment of Pseudomonas sp. RU47 includes these proteins:
- a CDS encoding sensor domain-containing diguanylate cyclase, protein MKRDTHLVILLLLVIGCSLASLTIWKVLSSRDRALEEVNVHGLNLTQALETYSEGIVRQSSLLLLGLVERLETEGSGPAQIQRLGALINRQQPLMPQMSGITIYDRQGHWLMSSNRPIPAGANSSDRAYFIHHRDDPSREPFIGPPIRSRSNQEWVITVSRRFNDDHGEFAGVVAVTLGVENFLRLFGKLDIGQDGAIGLSYTDGTLLVRYPFREQDMGRNFSKSPIYAKYLVDQSVGTASYTSSLDGVERLYAFRKSEKLPLITTVAIGKREALTAWRTEALLSAVVVAGLLGLTGLIGWFLILDIRRRTQVEGELRIAQQQLLGSNRQLELLAMKDALTGLANRRCFDETLATEARRAQRDGSSLALLMIDIDYFKRFNDALGHVAGDACLQAVGHVLDACVRRPSDLVARYGGEEFAVIMPDTDIEGAAVVAQLILQRLQQENIAHPTSPVTRVSLSIGIAAARGSHLDPVQGLIECADQALYQAKTAGRNRFMRFAAHPSIEVDGQQTTYP, encoded by the coding sequence GTGAAGCGTGATACCCACCTCGTCATCCTCTTGCTGCTGGTCATCGGCTGCTCTCTGGCGTCGCTGACCATCTGGAAAGTGCTGTCCTCGCGCGATCGCGCGCTGGAGGAAGTCAACGTGCACGGGTTGAACCTGACCCAGGCACTCGAGACCTATTCCGAAGGCATTGTCCGGCAAAGTTCGCTGCTGCTGCTCGGGCTGGTCGAACGCCTGGAAACCGAAGGCAGCGGCCCCGCGCAGATTCAGCGGCTGGGTGCGCTGATCAACCGCCAGCAGCCGTTGATGCCACAAATGAGCGGGATCACCATCTATGACCGTCAGGGCCATTGGCTGATGTCGTCGAACCGACCGATCCCGGCGGGGGCCAACAGCAGTGATCGGGCCTACTTCATTCATCACCGCGACGACCCTAGCCGCGAACCCTTTATCGGGCCACCCATCCGTAGCCGTTCCAATCAGGAGTGGGTGATCACCGTCAGCCGCCGTTTCAATGATGATCACGGTGAGTTTGCCGGGGTCGTGGCCGTGACCTTGGGCGTGGAAAACTTTCTGCGTCTGTTCGGCAAACTCGATATCGGCCAGGACGGCGCCATAGGCTTGTCCTATACCGACGGCACATTGCTGGTTCGCTATCCTTTCCGCGAACAGGACATGGGCCGCAACTTTTCCAAGTCGCCGATCTACGCCAAGTACCTGGTCGATCAATCGGTCGGTACCGCGTCGTATACCTCCAGCCTGGATGGCGTCGAACGCCTCTACGCCTTTCGCAAAAGCGAGAAATTGCCGCTGATCACCACAGTCGCCATCGGCAAGCGTGAAGCGCTCACGGCGTGGCGAACCGAGGCGCTGTTGTCGGCGGTGGTGGTGGCGGGGCTGTTGGGGCTCACCGGTCTGATTGGCTGGTTCTTGATCCTCGATATCCGTCGCCGGACCCAGGTTGAAGGCGAACTGCGCATCGCTCAGCAGCAGTTGCTCGGCTCCAATCGGCAGCTGGAACTGTTGGCCATGAAGGATGCGCTGACCGGGCTGGCAAATCGGCGCTGCTTCGACGAAACCCTGGCCACAGAGGCGCGGCGGGCACAGCGCGACGGCTCGTCGCTGGCCTTGTTGATGATCGATATCGACTATTTCAAACGGTTCAATGACGCGCTTGGGCACGTTGCCGGTGACGCCTGTCTGCAGGCCGTCGGTCACGTGCTGGATGCGTGTGTGCGACGGCCGTCGGATCTGGTGGCGCGCTACGGTGGCGAAGAGTTCGCGGTGATCATGCCCGACACGGACATTGAAGGTGCTGCGGTAGTGGCGCAGCTGATTCTTCAGCGCTTGCAGCAGGAAAACATTGCCCACCCCACCAGTCCCGTGACCCGCGTGAGCCTGAGCATCGGCATCGCCGCTGCGCGTGGTTCACATCTGGACCCGGTGCAGGGGCTGATCGAGTGCGCTGATCAGGCGCTGTATCAAGCGAAGACGGCAGGGCGCAACAGGTTCATGAGGTTCGCTGCGCACCCTTCAATCGAAGTCGATGGTCAGCAGACCACTTACCCGTGA
- a CDS encoding MFS transporter translates to MAADLDRRNNLSLDSLNFFLADVRDGLGPYLAIYLLAVHHWEPASIGLVMTIAGVAALITQTPAGAWVDNSRRKRALIAIAALLVTGSCLLLPFVTSFTWVALTQTLSAMAASIFAPAICAITLGMTGPRAFTRRTGRNETFNHAGNACAALLAGVFAYLFGPVAVFYLMAAMALASVIAIACVSPEAIDHDQARGLDPADAGHRQPSGLSVLLGNRSLLLFAICCALFHLANAAMLPLVSQKLAQTNLQMATPLTSACIVAAQLVMVPAALLVGAKADVWGRKPLLLAGFLILPLRGVLYTLSDDAYWLVAVQMLDGVGAGLFGALFPIMVKDLTQGTGHFNISLGALTTAFGLGAALSNGLAGFVVQEAGYSAAFLTLAAIAAVAVVLLGVGVPETQRSGRQAESGLVEASTESSV, encoded by the coding sequence GTGGCCGCTGACCTCGATCGCCGCAATAACCTGTCACTGGACAGCCTGAACTTTTTCCTCGCCGACGTGCGCGACGGTCTCGGCCCCTATCTGGCCATTTACCTGTTGGCGGTGCATCACTGGGAGCCGGCCAGCATTGGTCTGGTGATGACCATCGCCGGAGTCGCCGCGCTGATCACCCAGACACCCGCCGGCGCCTGGGTCGACAACAGCCGGCGCAAACGTGCGTTGATTGCGATCGCCGCGCTGCTGGTGACCGGCAGTTGCCTGCTGCTGCCGTTCGTCACGTCCTTCACGTGGGTGGCGTTGACGCAAACTCTGAGTGCGATGGCCGCTTCAATATTCGCCCCGGCCATTTGCGCGATTACCTTGGGCATGACCGGGCCACGGGCGTTCACTCGACGAACCGGGCGCAATGAAACCTTCAATCATGCCGGCAATGCCTGCGCCGCCCTGCTGGCCGGCGTGTTCGCGTATCTGTTCGGCCCGGTGGCGGTGTTCTATCTGATGGCGGCCATGGCCCTGGCCAGCGTCATCGCCATTGCCTGCGTGTCGCCAGAAGCCATCGACCATGATCAGGCCCGCGGACTGGACCCGGCCGACGCTGGCCATCGTCAGCCTTCCGGTTTATCGGTGCTGCTGGGCAACCGCTCGCTGTTGCTGTTCGCCATTTGCTGTGCGCTGTTCCACCTCGCCAATGCGGCGATGTTGCCGCTGGTAAGCCAAAAACTCGCGCAAACCAATTTGCAGATGGCCACGCCGCTGACCTCCGCCTGCATCGTGGCCGCGCAGTTGGTCATGGTACCTGCGGCGTTACTGGTCGGAGCGAAAGCCGATGTCTGGGGACGCAAACCGCTGCTGCTGGCCGGTTTTCTGATCCTGCCGTTGCGCGGTGTGCTCTATACGCTGTCGGACGATGCTTATTGGCTGGTCGCGGTGCAGATGCTCGACGGTGTTGGCGCAGGCCTGTTCGGCGCCTTGTTTCCGATCATGGTCAAAGACCTCACCCAGGGCACCGGCCACTTCAACATCAGCCTCGGCGCACTGACGACTGCCTTCGGACTCGGCGCCGCGTTGAGCAACGGTCTCGCCGGGTTCGTTGTGCAGGAGGCTGGTTACAGCGCGGCGTTTCTGACCCTGGCCGCTATTGCGGCGGTGGCGGTTGTGTTGCTTGGGGTCGGGGTTCCGGAAACCCAGCGCAGCGGTCGTCAGGCTGAAAGCGGATTGGTCGAGGCCAGCACCGAATCCTCTGTGTAA
- a CDS encoding alpha/beta hydrolase, translated as MKGFCLAFGLLFSTFSAMGADMSNGADNFYTSDKVTVEKVTFKNQYGMKVAGNLFSLKNLDPQSKNAAIIVGHPMGAVKEQSANLYATKMAEQGFVTLSFDLSFWGESEGLPRQSVAPDIYAEDFSAAVDFLGTRPLVDRERIGVIGICGSGSFAISAAKIDPRLKAIATVSMYDMGAANRNGLKHSLTLAQRQSIIEQAAQQRNAQFWGGPIRYTGGTPLKLTGNAVGDEFYDFYRTPRGQVTPTGASPQTTTMPTLISNVKFMNFYPFNDIESISPRPLLFIAGAQAHSREFSEDAYQRAAEPKELLIIPGAGHVDLYDRVNLIPFAKLTEFFSHNLK; from the coding sequence GTGAAAGGTTTTTGCTTGGCCTTCGGGCTGCTCTTCAGTACTTTTTCAGCCATGGGAGCCGATATGTCGAACGGCGCAGACAACTTCTACACCAGCGATAAAGTGACCGTGGAAAAGGTCACCTTCAAGAACCAGTACGGGATGAAGGTCGCAGGCAATCTGTTCAGCCTGAAAAACCTCGACCCACAGTCAAAAAATGCCGCAATCATCGTCGGCCACCCGATGGGCGCAGTGAAGGAGCAAAGTGCCAATCTCTACGCGACCAAAATGGCCGAACAAGGCTTTGTCACGCTGTCGTTCGACTTGTCCTTCTGGGGCGAGAGCGAGGGCCTGCCACGCCAGTCGGTTGCGCCGGACATTTACGCCGAAGACTTCAGCGCGGCGGTGGACTTTCTCGGCACTCGCCCACTGGTCGATCGCGAGCGTATCGGCGTCATCGGTATTTGCGGCAGCGGCAGCTTCGCCATCAGTGCCGCCAAGATCGACCCACGTTTGAAGGCGATTGCCACTGTCAGCATGTACGACATGGGCGCCGCCAACCGTAACGGCCTCAAGCATTCGCTCACGCTAGCGCAACGCCAATCCATCATTGAACAGGCGGCGCAGCAGCGTAACGCGCAGTTCTGGGGCGGCCCGATCCGCTACACCGGCGGCACACCGCTCAAACTCACCGGCAACGCCGTGGGTGACGAGTTCTACGATTTCTACCGCACCCCGCGTGGCCAGGTCACCCCGACCGGCGCTTCGCCGCAGACCACCACCATGCCGACGTTGATCAGCAATGTGAAGTTCATGAACTTCTACCCGTTCAATGACATCGAGAGCATCTCCCCGCGCCCGCTGCTGTTCATTGCCGGCGCTCAGGCACACTCCCGCGAATTCAGTGAAGACGCGTACCAGCGCGCGGCCGAGCCCAAAGAGCTGCTGATCATTCCAGGGGCCGGCCATGTCGACTTGTACGACCGGGTCAATCTGATTCCCTTCGCCAAATTGACCGAGTTCTTCAGCCATAACCTGAAGTAA
- the ycaC gene encoding isochorismate family cysteine hydrolase YcaC, translated as MTTPTYNRLNKDDAIVLLVDHQTGLISLVQDFSPNEFKNNVLALADLAKFFELPTILTTSFEQGPNGPLVPELKEMFPDAPYIARPGQINAWDNEDFVKAIKATGRKQIIIAGVVTDVCVAFPTLSALAEGFEVFVVTDASGTFNTTVQQAAWSRMTQAGAQMMNWFSVACELHRDWRNDIEGLGNLLSQRIPNYRNLMNSYSALTAQQK; from the coding sequence ATGACCACTCCAACCTACAACCGCCTGAACAAAGACGACGCCATTGTGCTGCTGGTTGATCACCAGACCGGCCTGATTTCGCTGGTGCAGGACTTCTCGCCGAACGAATTCAAGAACAACGTGCTGGCCCTGGCCGATCTGGCCAAGTTCTTCGAACTGCCGACCATCCTCACCACCAGTTTCGAACAAGGCCCGAACGGCCCGCTGGTACCAGAGCTGAAAGAGATGTTCCCCGACGCGCCGTACATCGCTCGTCCGGGCCAGATCAACGCTTGGGACAATGAAGATTTTGTGAAGGCGATCAAGGCTACCGGCCGCAAGCAGATCATCATTGCCGGTGTGGTCACGGATGTCTGCGTAGCGTTCCCGACCTTGTCGGCGCTGGCGGAGGGGTTTGAGGTGTTTGTGGTGACCGACGCTTCCGGCACCTTCAACACCACCGTGCAACAAGCCGCGTGGAGCCGCATGACTCAGGCCGGTGCGCAGATGATGAACTGGTTCTCGGTGGCCTGTGAGCTGCACCGCGACTGGCGCAACGATATTGAAGGCTTGGGCAATCTGCTGTCGCAGCGCATCCCCAACTACCGCAACCTGATGAACAGCTACTCGGCGCTGACCGCACAGCAGAAGTAA
- a CDS encoding sensor domain-containing diguanylate cyclase: MLGRRPPEPNTVDPSRAASARNAVRAGSTFRLTVSFMLVVVLAFLTVESWRTWRDYRAAFASARDSVTNLARATAQHAEDTIRQMDVLTAALSERVEGDGLQNLDVPRIHKLLVQQSKIMPQLHGLFIYGADGQWIVTDKEVTPETANNADRDYFQYHRSHDDRQVRIGDVVESRSTHDLIIPVSRRLNNPDGSFAGVLLGTVKVSYFVDYYGDFRIDDKGALVLARRDGTILVRRPFIASVIGKSLANSEIFKVYLPNANAGIAQVRAVVDDTERLYGYRALTTYPLVVEAGLSRDSIIEPWQQDLLKNGFVLVFLILVLSGFGLVVLHQLRQRMAMEREIRYAHQTMRDMALTDSLTGLGNRRRLDNALVDEIRLARRQGSALSLIMLDVDHFKRYNDQYGHAAGDDCLSAVGQAIQQAVKRPSDLAVRYGGEEFTVLLPNTDNAGAIQVAEDILQAIRALKLEHAGHPLGYVTASAGITTRHPVDDTVTPATLLKAADTCLYQAKQQGRNRWCSQGKQPDIAVMS; this comes from the coding sequence ATGCTCGGACGCCGTCCGCCAGAGCCGAACACCGTAGACCCAAGCAGAGCCGCCTCTGCCCGTAACGCCGTGCGCGCTGGCTCGACGTTCCGCCTTACGGTCAGTTTTATGCTGGTGGTTGTATTGGCCTTTTTGACGGTAGAGAGCTGGCGCACCTGGCGCGACTATCGCGCTGCATTCGCCTCCGCGCGCGATTCGGTAACCAACCTGGCCCGCGCCACCGCACAGCATGCCGAAGACACCATCCGCCAAATGGACGTGCTGACCGCAGCGCTGAGTGAACGGGTCGAAGGCGACGGTCTGCAGAACCTCGACGTGCCGCGGATCCACAAATTGCTGGTGCAGCAATCGAAAATCATGCCGCAGCTGCATGGCTTGTTCATTTATGGCGCAGATGGCCAGTGGATCGTCACCGACAAGGAGGTCACGCCCGAGACCGCCAACAACGCCGATCGCGATTACTTTCAATATCACCGCAGTCATGATGATCGACAGGTGCGCATCGGTGATGTGGTGGAAAGCCGATCGACCCATGATCTGATCATTCCCGTCTCCCGCCGCCTGAACAATCCCGACGGCTCGTTCGCCGGGGTGCTGCTGGGCACGGTCAAGGTCAGCTACTTTGTCGACTATTACGGTGACTTCAGAATCGATGACAAAGGCGCACTGGTGCTGGCCAGACGCGACGGCACCATTCTCGTGCGCCGGCCGTTCATCGCCTCGGTGATCGGCAAAAGCCTGGCCAACAGCGAGATCTTCAAGGTCTACCTGCCCAACGCCAACGCCGGCATTGCGCAAGTGCGCGCGGTGGTCGACGACACCGAACGGCTGTATGGCTATCGCGCGCTCACCACCTATCCGCTGGTGGTCGAGGCCGGGCTTTCACGGGATTCGATCATCGAACCGTGGCAGCAGGACTTGCTGAAAAACGGCTTCGTGCTGGTTTTTCTGATTTTGGTGCTCAGCGGTTTCGGCCTGGTCGTGCTGCACCAGTTGCGCCAGCGCATGGCCATGGAGCGGGAAATTCGCTACGCGCACCAGACCATGCGCGACATGGCGCTGACCGACAGCCTCACCGGGCTGGGCAACCGCCGCCGTCTGGACAATGCGCTGGTGGACGAAATTCGTCTGGCGCGGCGGCAGGGTTCGGCGCTGTCATTGATCATGCTCGATGTCGACCACTTCAAACGCTACAACGACCAATATGGCCATGCGGCGGGCGATGACTGCCTGAGCGCCGTCGGGCAGGCGATCCAGCAAGCGGTCAAACGACCGAGTGACCTCGCGGTGCGCTACGGCGGCGAAGAATTCACCGTGCTGCTGCCCAACACCGACAATGCCGGCGCCATTCAGGTTGCCGAAGACATTCTGCAAGCCATCCGCGCACTGAAACTGGAGCACGCCGGACATCCATTGGGCTATGTCACCGCCAGCGCTGGAATTACCACACGGCACCCGGTCGATGACACGGTTACCCCGGCAACTTTGTTGAAAGCAGCCGATACCTGCCTGTATCAAGCCAAGCAACAGGGCCGTAATCGCTGGTGCTCACAGGGCAAACAACCCGACATCGCGGTTATGAGCTAA
- a CDS encoding helix-turn-helix domain-containing protein, whose protein sequence is MNSHLFPHIGKVIASTGSRHFPRMLHDLILTQLAVDATHIRQMRVEPLGRASSRSEPEPLKEPALLAETVFSEHSAAAHHLQNPPAATSADASQLHLTRRKDGYRYVITVYRNDESQRFSAQERSLLQDISPVLLPMVEKHINALQPSGPDPQSPPESAEGSGLETLRLRFDERLEQLGLSLSNRETEVCVGLLAGRTAPELAEQLALKVNTVESYLKRAAIKLGISGRHSLMRWMYSPLEALASSAA, encoded by the coding sequence ATGAATTCACACTTGTTCCCCCACATCGGCAAGGTCATCGCCAGCACCGGCAGCCGACACTTTCCGCGCATGCTGCATGACCTGATCCTGACGCAACTGGCGGTAGACGCCACGCACATCCGGCAGATGCGTGTCGAACCGCTGGGCCGCGCGTCGAGCCGCAGTGAGCCGGAGCCGCTGAAAGAGCCGGCCCTGCTCGCCGAAACGGTGTTTTCCGAACACAGTGCGGCGGCCCACCACTTACAGAATCCGCCGGCCGCAACCAGCGCGGACGCTTCGCAACTGCACCTGACCCGGCGCAAGGACGGCTACCGCTACGTGATTACGGTGTACCGCAACGACGAGTCGCAGCGCTTTTCCGCGCAGGAACGCAGCCTGTTGCAGGACATCTCCCCGGTGCTGCTGCCGATGGTGGAAAAACACATCAACGCCCTGCAACCGTCCGGCCCTGATCCACAAAGCCCACCCGAGTCCGCAGAAGGCAGCGGCCTGGAAACCTTGCGCTTGCGCTTTGACGAGCGTCTGGAGCAACTGGGGCTGAGTCTGTCGAACCGCGAAACCGAAGTGTGTGTCGGCCTGCTCGCCGGCCGCACGGCGCCGGAACTGGCCGAGCAGTTGGCGCTGAAGGTCAACACCGTTGAGAGCTATCTGAAACGGGCGGCGATCAAGTTGGGCATCAGCGGACGGCATTCGTTGATGCGCTGGATGTATTCGCCGTTGGAGGCGTTGGCGTCGAGTGCGGCGTGA
- a CDS encoding DUF6124 family protein yields MGGESRPRQPALAPLIAKLPREGACSLAAQKEFVRMSKTPDPPVTAASIMTTPYTPNAMFRVNPQTDSESLLANACESLASASVMLADFAGMLEGPHRNTLLGIAQVVMLGELAVNQALEHVAGVPSP; encoded by the coding sequence ATTGGTGGTGAGTCGCGTCCTCGACAACCAGCGCTTGCCCCACTAATTGCGAAACTGCCGCGCGAGGGAGCCTGCTCCCTCGCTGCGCAGAAGGAGTTTGTGCGAATGTCAAAGACACCCGATCCGCCGGTCACTGCGGCCAGCATCATGACCACGCCCTACACGCCCAACGCTATGTTCCGGGTCAACCCGCAAACCGATTCCGAATCCCTGCTGGCAAACGCCTGTGAATCGCTGGCCTCGGCCTCGGTCATGCTTGCTGATTTTGCCGGGATGCTGGAGGGGCCGCATCGCAATACCTTGCTGGGCATCGCGCAAGTGGTGATGTTGGGGGAATTGGCGGTGAATCAGGCTTTGGAGCACGTCGCGGGAGTGCCCTCACCCTAA
- a CDS encoding DUF6124 family protein, translated as MFKATPNPPDTDPIPYDAALEPQNIKEATERAINFYLNPSALKTSKPTRKTGKIYLVDPTIDDETLLVEAYESLSSASDMARDLADSVDSPHRKKMLILQQVIMLSELVVSRVLDNQRLPH; from the coding sequence ATGTTCAAAGCCACACCCAACCCACCAGATACCGATCCAATCCCCTACGACGCCGCGCTCGAACCTCAAAACATCAAAGAGGCCACAGAACGGGCGATCAATTTCTACCTCAATCCTTCCGCGCTCAAAACCTCAAAACCCACCCGCAAAACCGGCAAGATCTACCTGGTCGACCCCACCATCGACGACGAAACCCTGCTCGTTGAAGCCTACGAATCGTTGTCATCGGCCAGTGACATGGCCCGCGACCTTGCCGACTCGGTCGACAGCCCTCACCGCAAAAAGATGCTGATCCTGCAGCAGGTGATCATGTTGAGTGAATTGGTGGTGAGTCGCGTCCTCGACAACCAGCGCTTGCCCCACTAA
- a CDS encoding MacB family efflux pump subunit: protein MTEPLLQLTGITRSFTAGDREFLALKNINLTINAGEMVAIIGASGSGKSTLMNILGCLDYATAGSYKINGQETRDLDNQALAELRRDYFGFIFQRYHLLPHLSAMHNVEMPAIYAGTPQLQRHARARELLARLGLEGHLTHRPSQLSGGQQQRVSIARALMNGGEVILADEPTGALDTASGKEVMRILLELHAAGHTVILVTHDPKVAANAERIIEVSDGEILSDRANERDTTHLLSDEPVAPKATASRRLVASLGLFKEAFAMAWVALISHRMRTLLTMLGIVIGITSVVSISAVGEGAKNYVLKDIAAIGSNTIDVYPGSSYGDKRAAAIETLTPADVTALNQLYYVDSATPMIGRSLLLRYRNIDLDAQVNGVSDQYFKVRGIKMAAGIPFSESDARRQAQVVVIDHNTRQRLFGQDVDPLGQVILIGNLPCTVIGVAAQDKSLFASGKTLNVWVPYETAAGRVLGQRYLDSISVRMKDGQPSKVVEEHVTQLLLQRHGTKDFFTNNLDSVLQTVQKTSRSLALLLSLIAVISLVVGGIGVMNIMLVSVTERTREIGIRMAVGARQSDIRQQFLVEAVMVCLLGGAIGISLSYAIGHLFSVFIKEWEMVFSLASVLTAVVCSTLIGIVFGFVPARNASRLDPIEALARD from the coding sequence ATGACTGAACCACTGCTACAGCTCACCGGCATCACCCGCAGTTTCACCGCTGGCGACCGCGAGTTTCTGGCGCTGAAGAATATCAACCTGACGATCAATGCCGGGGAAATGGTCGCGATTATCGGCGCCTCGGGTTCTGGCAAATCGACGCTGATGAACATCCTCGGCTGCCTCGACTATGCCACCGCCGGCAGCTACAAAATCAACGGCCAGGAAACCCGCGATCTGGACAATCAGGCCCTGGCCGAGCTGCGCCGCGACTACTTCGGTTTCATCTTCCAGCGTTACCACTTGCTGCCGCATTTGAGTGCGATGCACAACGTCGAGATGCCGGCGATCTACGCCGGCACGCCGCAGCTTCAGCGTCATGCCCGCGCCCGTGAATTGTTAGCGCGGCTGGGTCTGGAAGGGCATTTGACGCATCGGCCGAGCCAGCTTTCCGGCGGTCAGCAGCAGCGCGTGAGTATCGCCCGGGCTTTGATGAATGGCGGCGAAGTGATCCTCGCCGACGAACCGACCGGCGCTCTCGACACGGCCAGCGGCAAGGAGGTGATGCGCATCCTCCTGGAGCTGCACGCGGCGGGGCACACGGTGATTCTGGTGACCCACGACCCGAAAGTCGCGGCCAATGCCGAACGCATCATCGAAGTCAGCGACGGCGAAATCCTCAGCGACCGCGCCAACGAACGCGACACCACGCACCTGCTCAGCGATGAACCGGTGGCCCCGAAAGCCACCGCCTCACGGCGTCTGGTCGCCAGCCTCGGGCTGTTCAAAGAGGCGTTCGCCATGGCCTGGGTGGCGTTGATCTCGCACCGCATGCGCACCTTGCTGACCATGCTCGGCATCGTCATTGGCATCACTTCGGTGGTGTCGATTTCGGCGGTGGGCGAGGGCGCGAAGAACTATGTGCTCAAGGACATCGCCGCCATCGGCAGCAATACCATCGATGTCTATCCGGGCAGCAGTTATGGCGACAAACGTGCCGCCGCTATCGAAACCCTGACACCGGCCGATGTCACCGCGCTGAATCAGTTGTATTACGTCGACAGTGCCACGCCGATGATCGGCCGCAGCCTGTTGCTGCGCTACCGCAATATCGACCTGGATGCGCAGGTCAACGGCGTCAGCGATCAGTACTTCAAAGTGCGCGGGATCAAGATGGCCGCGGGAATTCCGTTCAGCGAAAGCGATGCACGGCGCCAAGCGCAAGTGGTGGTCATCGATCACAACACCCGCCAACGTTTGTTCGGGCAGGATGTTGATCCGTTGGGCCAAGTGATTTTGATCGGCAACCTGCCGTGCACGGTAATCGGCGTGGCCGCGCAGGATAAAAGCCTGTTCGCCTCGGGCAAGACTCTCAACGTCTGGGTGCCTTATGAAACGGCGGCCGGGCGGGTGTTGGGCCAGCGTTATCTGGACAGCATCAGCGTGCGCATGAAGGACGGCCAGCCGAGCAAAGTGGTGGAAGAGCACGTCACTCAACTGCTGCTGCAACGCCACGGCACCAAGGATTTCTTCACCAACAACCTCGACAGCGTCTTGCAGACCGTGCAGAAAACCAGTCGCTCACTGGCGTTATTGCTGTCGCTGATTGCGGTGATTTCCCTGGTGGTGGGCGGTATCGGGGTAATGAACATCATGCTGGTGTCGGTGACCGAGCGTACGCGGGAGATCGGTATTCGCATGGCGGTGGGCGCGCGGCAGTCGGACATTCGTCAGCAGTTTCTGGTGGAGGCGGTGATGGTGTGTCTGTTGGGCGGGGCGATCGGGATTTCCCTGTCGTATGCGATCGGGCATTTGTTTTCGGTGTTTATCAAGGAATGGGAGATGGTGTTTTCGCTGGCGTCGGTGCTGACGGCGGTGGTTTGCTCGACGTTGATCGGCATTGTTTTTGGCTTTGTGCCGGCGCGGAATGCTTCGCGGCTTGATCCGATTGAGGCGTTGGCGCGGGATTAA
- the macA gene encoding macrolide transporter subunit MacA, which yields MEKSKLRKVGMGLALVAVAGLAFYAVQAPAEAPQYLTAPVERSDIENAVLATGLLEGIKQVDVGAQVSGQLKSLKVKVGDKVKKGQWLAEIDPLVLQNTLRQAQVDEENLQAQKRATQAQLRQTKAIYERYKNLQDDASISRQDFENAESNYQVQQANLMSLDAQIKSAHIQIDTAKVNLAYTRIVAPIDGDVVGVVTQEGQTVIASQLAPVLLKLADLDTMTVKAQVSEADVIHIAPGQEVYFTILGEDKRYYAKLRGTDPAPQNFLETPPAGTPKQSSAVFYNALFEVPNPDHRLRISMTAQVRIILDTAKSVLTVPVAALGPRNADGSFPVRVLDAKGHAQSRNVQTGINNNVKVQINGGLAEGDRVVIGDPLTNVAGA from the coding sequence ATGGAAAAGTCGAAGTTGCGCAAAGTCGGTATGGGTTTGGCGTTAGTGGCAGTAGCGGGATTGGCGTTCTACGCGGTGCAGGCACCGGCCGAGGCGCCGCAATACCTGACCGCGCCGGTGGAACGCAGTGACATTGAAAACGCGGTGCTCGCCACCGGGTTGCTCGAAGGCATCAAACAAGTGGACGTTGGCGCGCAGGTGTCCGGGCAATTGAAGTCGCTCAAGGTCAAGGTCGGCGACAAGGTGAAGAAGGGCCAGTGGCTGGCGGAAATCGATCCACTGGTGTTGCAGAATACGCTGCGTCAAGCCCAGGTCGATGAGGAGAACCTGCAAGCACAAAAACGCGCGACCCAAGCTCAACTCAGGCAGACCAAAGCGATTTACGAGCGCTACAAAAACTTGCAGGACGACGCCTCGATCTCCCGTCAGGATTTCGAAAACGCCGAGTCGAACTATCAGGTGCAGCAGGCCAATCTGATGTCGCTGGACGCGCAGATCAAAAGCGCGCATATCCAGATCGACACGGCCAAGGTCAATCTGGCGTATACGCGCATCGTCGCGCCAATCGATGGCGACGTGGTCGGCGTGGTCACTCAAGAAGGGCAAACGGTGATCGCCAGCCAACTGGCGCCGGTCCTGCTGAAACTGGCGGATCTGGACACCATGACGGTGAAAGCGCAGGTGTCCGAAGCCGACGTGATTCACATCGCCCCGGGGCAGGAGGTGTATTTCACCATTCTCGGCGAGGACAAACGCTACTACGCGAAATTGCGCGGCACCGATCCGGCGCCACAGAACTTTCTTGAAACGCCGCCCGCCGGTACACCGAAGCAAAGCAGCGCGGTGTTCTACAACGCCTTGTTCGAGGTGCCGAACCCCGACCATCGTTTGCGCATTTCGATGACCGCGCAGGTGCGCATTATCCTCGACACCGCCAAGTCGGTGCTGACCGTACCGGTGGCGGCGCTCGGGCCGCGCAATGCCGATGGCAGTTTTCCGGTACGGGTGCTGGACGCCAAGGGCCACGCGCAGTCGCGCAATGTGCAGACCGGGATCAACAACAACGTCAAAGTGCAGATCAATGGCGGTCTGGCTGAAGGTGATCGCGTGGTGATCGGTGATCCGCTGACCAATGTGGCGGGGGCCTGA